From the genome of Streptomyces sp. V2I9:
AGCCGCCGGCCCTCCCGGAGCCCGAGGGGTCCCTGGAGGCGACCGAGCTGTTCTGGCGCGAATGGGTCGATCAGTGTACGTACCACGGGCCCTATCGGGAGGCGGTCGTCCGCTCCCTGATCACGCTCAAGGCCCTCACGTACGCGCCGACCGGTGGCATCGTCGCGGCCCCGACCACATCGCTGCCCGAGGAGATCGGAGGCGTACGGAACTGGGACTACCGCTACACCTGGCTGCGGGACGCCGCGATCACCCTCTCCTCGCTGCTGCGCACCGGATACCGGGAGGAGGCCCGCGCCTGGCGTGAGTGGCTGCTCCGGGCGGTCGCGGGCGACCCGGAGAACCTCCAGATCATGTACGGCATCGCCGGCGAGCGCGAGCTCGGCGAGGCGGAGCTGGACTGGCTGCCCGGCTACGAGAACTCCACCCCGGTCCGCGTCGGCAACGGCGCCGCCAACCAGCTCCAGCTCGACGTGTACGGCGAGGTCACCGAGGCGCTGCACCTGGCGCACATGACGGGGCTGACGCGCAACGACTACGCGATGGGACTCCAGCTCAAGCTGATCGAGTACCTGGAGAAGCACTGGGAGGAGCCCGACGAGGGCATCTGGGAGGTGCGCGGGCCGCGCCGCCACTTCGTGCACTCCAAGGTGATGGCCTGGGTCGCGGTCGACCGGACCATCAAGCTGGTGGAGTCCGGGGACGTCGAAGGACCACTGGAGCGGTGGCGCGAACTGCGCGACGACATCCACCGGGACGTCTGCGAGCGGGGCTACGACAAGGAGCGCAACACCTTCACCCAGTCCTACGGGTCGAAGGAACTGGACGCCTCCCTGCTGCTCATCCCGCAGATGGGCTTCCTGCCTCCGGACGACAAGCGGGTCATCGGCACGATCGAGGCGATCCAGCGGGAGCTGTCCACGGAGGACGGCTTCATCCTGCGCTACCCCACGGAGGGCGAGGACGCGGGCGTGGACGGTCTGGCGGGCGACGAGGGCGCGTTCCTGGCCTGCTCGTTCTGGATGGCCGACGACCTGGCGATGATCGGCCGGGTGGACGAGGCCCGCCAGCTCTTCGAGAAGCTGCTGTCGCTCCGCAACGACCTGGGACTGCTGGCCGAGGAGTGGGACTCCGGCCTCCAGCGGCAGGTCGGGAACTTCCCGCAGGCGTTCAGCCACGTCCCGCTGATCGACACGGCCCTGCGGCTGACGGCGAGCGGCGCGTACGTCGGCTGAGCCGCCCGGAACACGCGGGGCGGCCCCCGGCTTCGAGCCGGGGGCCGCCCCCGTCCGTTTCTCAGGGGGCGGTGAGCGGTTCGGCCTCGTACGCCCGGTGGAGCAGGTCCAGGAAACGCGGGGCCGCGGGCAGCGTGGTGGCGCCGATCCGGTGGACGGGCACGCCCGGCGTCCAGGAGTTCATGACGACGGCGCCGGCGAGGGCGGACAGATCGGCGGGGGTGACGTCGACGGTCCGCTGAGCGGCCCCGAGCCGCTCCAGCCGGCGGCGGACGATGCCCAGGGTCGTCCCGGTCAGCACGTCGGCGCGTGGCCACACCACCGCGTCGCCGTCCCAGAAGGCCAGGTTCCAGATCGTGGCCTCGCTGAACCGGCCCGCCCGGTCGAGGAAGGCGGCGTCGTCGAACCCGTCGGCGGCGGCCTGCCGCAGGAGGTGGGTCTTGGCCACCTCCCCGACGTGCTTGACGTGCGGCAGGAACCGCTCGTGCTCGACCGCCGCCAGGGCCAGCGGGCCGTCCGGGCCGGACGACGCCGGCCCGGTGCGGACCAGGAGTGCCGGGTCGGCGTCGGCGGCGGTGAACTCGCCGGCCGGGGAGTACACGGTGGCCGTCAGCGAGAGGTCGGCCGGTCCGTCGCGCAGCGCCGTACGCAGCAGGGAGCGCACCGATTCCTCGGGCAGGGCCCGGCCGAACAGCTCCACCGAGGCGGACCGCAGCCGCTCCAGGTGGAGGTCCAGGCCGCGGAACCGGCCGTCGCGGACCTGCGCGGCGGTGAAGTGGGCGTGGCCCGCGAAGGCGAGCGGGGCGAGGTCGCCGGCGGCCGCCGGACGGCCGTTCAGGTGCGTGACGTACGGGGAATCTTCGCTCATGGCCCGGACGTTAGGGTCTGACACCGGTGGCAAGGTCAAGCGGGAACGGGGCACGGGCACATGCTGATCGGGGAGTTGTCCCGGCGGACCGGGGCCAGTGCGCGGTCTCTGCGGTACTACGAGGCGCAGGGGCTGCTGGCGGCGCGGCGCGGGACGAACGGCTACCGAGCCTACGACGAGGACGCGGTCCGCACCGTGGGGCAGATCCGCGCGCTGCTGCGGGCGGGACTGTCCACCGAGGTGATCCGTCAGGTGCTGCCGTGCACACGGGGCGACCGGGGCTTCGACTGGTGCGCGGAGCTGCGGGAGGTCCTGGACGGCGAACTGGCGGTCATGGACGAGCGGATCGAGGCGCTGCGGCTCAGCCGGGGAGCGCTGGCGGGGTTGCTGGGCGACGGGTGAGCGGCGCGGCGGCGGGACGGTCACGCGCCCACCGCCCCCGGCGTTCCGCGCCCCCTCCGACGCGTTGTCGCGGCGCACGGGGCCCGCCGACGCTCGTTACCTGCGAGTACCCGTCCCCTGCGGTGTGCGTCACATCCGCCGGGCGGTAGCGTCCTGAACAGGGCGGTCCGATTCCGGGCCGTCCGGACAGGACGACCGCCCGGACGACGGACAGACACCGCCGGGCCGGGCAGGGCAGGGCACCAGGAAAGCGGGCCGGGTACGTGGAGAGCCACAGCGGGATCACCGTGCAGCGGGCGCTGGAGCTGCCGGGGCTGCGCGCCGGGCTCCCCGAGGTGGTGGCCGGCGCCGACCGGCTGAACCGTACGGTGCGCTGGGTGCACGCGGGCGAGGTCCCCAACATCGCCTCCCTCCTCAAGGGCGGCGAGCTGCTCCTGACCACCGGGCTGGGCCTGGGCGCCCGCCCCGCCGAACAGCGGGCCTTCGTCCACCGCCTCGCCGACCGGGGCATCGCCGCCCTGGTGGTGGAGCTGGGCCCGCGGTTCGGCCGGCTGCCCTCCTCCATCGTGGACGCGGCCCGTGCGGCCGGGCTCCCGCTGGTCCAGCTGCACCGCGAGGTGCCGTTCGTCGCGGTGACCGAGGAGGTGCACACCGAGATCGTCAACGGGCACTACGCGCTGCTCCAGCAGGCGGAGGAGGTGCACCGGCGTGCCACACGGGCGTTGCTCGACGGGGGCGGGGTGCCGCAGGTCCTCGGAATCCTCGCCGACTTCACCGCCAACCCGGTCTTCCTGGAGACGCCCGACGGCCGTCTCCTGTACGCGGCGTCCACCGGGACCGGACCGGTGGGCGCGGACCCGCTCCAGGTCTGGGAGGGCATGCGCGGCGACCGGGCGGCCAGGGAGAGCCCCCCGGCCGGCGCGGTGCTGGTGGACGTGCCGGGCGGCGGTCCCGAGACCGGTGCGGTGCGGGCCCGGCTGGTGCTGCTCGCGGTGGCCGGGCCGCTGGCGACGGTCCACCGCATGGCGGCGGGGCGGGCGGCGGGTCTGCTCGCCGTGGTGCTGATGCAGGCCCGGCAGGAGGAGGAGCTGGCCGCGCGGGGGCGGGGTGACTTCCTGACCGACCTCGCGGAGGGCCGGATCGCCCCGGAGGACGCCCCCGCCCAGGCTCGGGTGCTCGGCTT
Proteins encoded in this window:
- a CDS encoding aminotransferase class IV family protein, translating into MSEDSPYVTHLNGRPAAAGDLAPLAFAGHAHFTAAQVRDGRFRGLDLHLERLRSASVELFGRALPEESVRSLLRTALRDGPADLSLTATVYSPAGEFTAADADPALLVRTGPASSGPDGPLALAAVEHERFLPHVKHVGEVAKTHLLRQAAADGFDDAAFLDRAGRFSEATIWNLAFWDGDAVVWPRADVLTGTTLGIVRRRLERLGAAQRTVDVTPADLSALAGAVVMNSWTPGVPVHRIGATTLPAAPRFLDLLHRAYEAEPLTAP
- a CDS encoding MerR family transcriptional regulator gives rise to the protein MLIGELSRRTGASARSLRYYEAQGLLAARRGTNGYRAYDEDAVRTVGQIRALLRAGLSTEVIRQVLPCTRGDRGFDWCAELREVLDGELAVMDERIEALRLSRGALAGLLGDG
- a CDS encoding glycoside hydrolase family 15 protein, giving the protein MAVRLETHVAGRIEDYALIGDMQTAALVCRDGTADWLCLPRFDSHAVFAGLLGTEEHGFWRLGPARAEGTEPAFADRRRYRGDSLVLESEWDTPRGTVRVTDFMPPRDGAPQLIRIVEGVSGRVPMRSELRMRFSYGRVTPWVHKVDNRTVAVAGPDSVWLDTEAETYGKNLTTYSDFTVGPGDRVAFTISWQPSHHEPPALPEPEGSLEATELFWREWVDQCTYHGPYREAVVRSLITLKALTYAPTGGIVAAPTTSLPEEIGGVRNWDYRYTWLRDAAITLSSLLRTGYREEARAWREWLLRAVAGDPENLQIMYGIAGERELGEAELDWLPGYENSTPVRVGNGAANQLQLDVYGEVTEALHLAHMTGLTRNDYAMGLQLKLIEYLEKHWEEPDEGIWEVRGPRRHFVHSKVMAWVAVDRTIKLVESGDVEGPLERWRELRDDIHRDVCERGYDKERNTFTQSYGSKELDASLLLIPQMGFLPPDDKRVIGTIEAIQRELSTEDGFILRYPTEGEDAGVDGLAGDEGAFLACSFWMADDLAMIGRVDEARQLFEKLLSLRNDLGLLAEEWDSGLQRQVGNFPQAFSHVPLIDTALRLTASGAYVG
- a CDS encoding PucR family transcriptional regulator encodes the protein MESHSGITVQRALELPGLRAGLPEVVAGADRLNRTVRWVHAGEVPNIASLLKGGELLLTTGLGLGARPAEQRAFVHRLADRGIAALVVELGPRFGRLPSSIVDAARAAGLPLVQLHREVPFVAVTEEVHTEIVNGHYALLQQAEEVHRRATRALLDGGGVPQVLGILADFTANPVFLETPDGRLLYAASTGTGPVGADPLQVWEGMRGDRAARESPPAGAVLVDVPGGGPETGAVRARLVLLAVAGPLATVHRMAAGRAAGLLAVVLMQARQEEELAARGRGDFLTDLAEGRIAPEDAPAQARVLGFRPGDTPLLPVVMRLAPELSPSGNWSLLARAVLEELASVGVPVLLGVRPVEGRVPLLLGLRSEGERTAVADRVAAALRAGVERAGLDRPGSRPPVVVVGVAGGWAGAGAGLRHASETATAAQGLDERPWYDARRLDIDLLLWRLRDHPDLAAFVDRAIGPLREHDRASRPPLLPTLQAYLEHAGRKAETARELHLNRQTLYNRLARIGELLGTDLDDPQTVLALSLALRARRHTS